Genomic window (Oceanibaculum indicum P24):
GCCTCCCCGCCGCCCATTTCGCCGATGGATTGCGGCGCCATACTGCCATCCGGATCGGCATTGGAAAAAAGCCGCTGCCCCGGGCTGTAGGCCAGGGCGACGCCGTGCTGCGGGCCCGGCAACAGATCGCCCGGATCCGGCGGAACATAGCCGGTATAGCTGTGCGAATGCGGCGGCAGCTCGTTCGTCTGCAGCGTAACGCTCGCGTCGCCTGCCGTCTGGCCCAGCGTCCGGTTGCTGAGGCCCGGCCCCTGGCCAATACCCATCACCGCCATGGAACCCAGATTGGGGATGCCGAATGTCTTGTCATTGACGCTGCCGCCGAAATTCCAGCCCAGTATCGTGAAAAGCAGCACATAGGGATCATCGTTCGACGCTGGCATTGGCAGCAGACGGCCATCGCAGGGCAACCAGCCATCCGGCGTGAAGGGCAGACAGGCAAGACGGACTTCCCCGACATAGGCGTCGTCAAGCGACCCGAAGACCTTGCACACGACATCGCCGTCATAGCGCTCAGGGAAATTTCCATTCTGCGCCTGGATGTAGTTCAGCGCCATGGTCGGCATCATATTCTCATGTGCGTCGGCGGTATTGCCGCCGCTGCCGCCGACTGTTGCCAGAAAGCCCGGATCGAACAGTGTCGGCGTGGAGCTAGAGTTTGGCCAGGCGTAGGGGCCAGCGATGCCGGCACTGTTCTGCGCCGCCCACATATAACGGTTCGGATTACTGAAATAGGCGGCACTGCCCCCCGCAAAGGCATCATGCGTATGGTTGGGCATCTGCGGCAGGGTCAGCGACACTGTTTCTGAACCGCCGGTATCGCCAAAATTGCGCGGCGAGAGACCCGGCCCCTGCCCCTGGCCAATCGGCACGCGGCCACGCAGGTCCGGCGCCAGGAATATCTGATAGGGTTCGGGCTGGGTGCCATCGCAGATTTCCCAGCCTCTCGGCGCCCAACTACCGGCGAACAGCCGGATTTCGCCATTGTAGCATTCGATCTGGGGTGAATCGCCAGGCGCGCTCATGAGGCTTCTCCTTCGTTTTCCGATGTGGCCTGCCTGGTCGGAAAGGCGCCCTGGTAGCAGATGCAGGCATTCAGCACGAGAAAGGGCTGCATATTGTCATGCGGCTGGCCATAGCCGGCAAAGCCCACCATCTGGGTGCTGAGTGGGACCGTGCTGCCCCCGCCGTAAAGATTGAAGGTCGTGCCGGCAGGGATTGCCCCATTCGCCGTCAGCCGGTTACCAGCGGCACTGACCGACCTGGCATCGTGGCTGTGCGTCGGCATCTGCTTTTCAGAGAGCAGAACACTCTCGAAACCGAAAAGCGTTCCCAGATACTGGGGCGGATTGTTGTTAATCCCCGCAATGGTACGCCCCCGCAAATCCGGCAGAGCGAAGGTGGTACG
Coding sequences:
- a CDS encoding phage tail protein produces the protein MSAPGDSPQIECYNGEIRLFAGSWAPRGWEICDGTQPEPYQIFLAPDLRGRVPIGQGQGPGLSPRNFGDTGGSETVSLTLPQMPNHTHDAFAGGSAAYFSNPNRYMWAAQNSAGIAGPYAWPNSSSTPTLFDPGFLATVGGSGGNTADAHENMMPTMALNYIQAQNGNFPERYDGDVVCKVFGSLDDAYVGEVRLACLPFTPDGWLPCDGRLLPMPASNDDPYVLLFTILGWNFGGSVNDKTFGIPNLGSMAVMGIGQGPGLSNRTLGQTAGDASVTLQTNELPPHSHSYTGYVPPDPGDLLPGPQHGVALAYSPGQRLFSNADPDGSMAPQSIGEMGGGEAHENRQPGLTLAYFICYKGVYPMRSSQEHESEAAAIEAALAAAGLKAG
- a CDS encoding phage tail protein, producing the protein MTSYIGEVRWFPFDYEVQGWAICDGRKLTINEDTQALFVLIGNYFGGDGRTTFALPDLRGRTIAGINNNPPQYLGTLFGFESVLLSEKQMPTHSHDARSVSAAGNRLTANGAIPAGTTFNLYGGGSTVPLSTQMVGFAGYGQPHDNMQPFLVLNACICYQGAFPTRQATSENEGEAS